The DNA sequence TGACGTCTGGCAGGACCCGGCGACGCTGGAAGCCCTCGCCGCGGACGTCTGCCGTCTCGACCAGCAGGCGTGCTCCAGCCCTCAGGTGGTCTACCTCGACACCGAGGACGCCGAGGACGTCTTCGCCTTCGCCGAGGCCTTCGCTCCCGCCCTGGCCAAGGCCTCCGCTGCCGCCGTCCCGGGCTCGTACCCAGATGCCGCGGAAGAGGCCGAGATCACCACCACCGAACTGCTCGCCCGCCTCGAACAGCACCTGGGCCTGACCAAGGTTGTCGCAGCCGACGACGGGACCTGGCGGGTCCTCGCCGACACCCGCCCCGCGCTCACCGCGTCCCCACTGCACCGCAGCATCTGGGTCAAGCCGCTGCCCGCCCGCGACATCACCGCCACGCTGCGCCCCATGCGCCGCTACCTCCAGACCGCCGCCGTCGGCGGCAGCCGCACCGACATCGCCCGGCTCTCCCGCACCCTCATCACCGCGGGCGCGCTGCGCGTCACCCCCGTCGGCGGCATGCTGGACAGCTACGACGGCGAACCGCACGACGGGGTCTACGCGCTCCCGCGCTACAGCCGCCGCGTCAGCGTCCAGACCACCGGGAACTTCAAGACCACCGCCTGCCTGGACGACCTGGTCGCGCCCTTGCCCACCCCCGCCCCGCCGACCGGCGACCTCCTCGACAAGGCAGGCGTACAACGGCAGTTGGCGACACTGGCGCCCGAGCACGCCCAGCTGTACTTCCGCAGCGGCGGCACCACCGGCACCCCGGCCCTGTCCCTGTTCACCCACCACGATTACGACACCCAGATGCGGGCCGCCGCGCGCGGCCTGCTCGCCGCCGGGTTCGACCCCGCGCGTGACCGCGCCGCCAACCTCTTCTTCTGCGGCGGCATGTACGGCGGGTTCATCAGCTTCTTCTCCATCCTGGAGCGCCTGAACGCCACCCAGATCCCGATGGCGGCGAGCACCGACCACGCGACGGTCGTCGAGGCCCTGGTCACCCACCGCGTCGACACCCTCTTCGGCATGCCGTCCTACCTCTGGCAGTTGTTCCACTCCCAGGGCGAGGTGCTGCGCTCGTACGGCGGAATCCGCAAGGTGTTCTACGGCGGCGAACACTTCACCGCCGAGCAGCGCCGCACCCTCACCGACACCTTCGGCGTCGAGGTCATCCGCTCCGCCTCCTACGGCAGCACGGACCTGGGCCCGCTGGGTTACCAGTGCGCCCACGCCGAGGGCACGGTGCACCACATCCTGACCGAGCTGCACACCCTGGAGATCCTGGACCCGGAGGAGGACCGCCCGGCGGCCGCAGGACAGCCGGGTCGGCTGGTTTTCACCAGCCGCCACCGCTCCGGCCAGCGCCTGGAGCGCTATCAGATCGGCGACTTGGGCCGCGCCGTGACAGGCGTCTGCCCGTGCGGCAGCCATGCTCCGCGCATCGAACTCCTGGGCCGCCACGGCGATGTGTTCCGTATTGGTTCGTATTTCTTCAACTACCGCCGTTTCGTGGAGGTGGCTCAGGAGCGTCTGGGTTACTGCGGCGAGTTGCAGTTGATGCTGACGGCCGGGGCTGCCGGTGAGTGTTTGACGGTGCGTTTGGACGGGCGGTATGCCGCTGATCCTGGTCGGGCGCGGGCTGTGTTCCTGGCGGCCATTCCCGATCTCGCCGCGGCCGTCACGGAGGAGGGTTTGTTGGCCTGTTCGGTGGAGCTTGTCGACGGCCAGGGTTTTGAGCGCACTGGGGGGAGTGGGAAGTTGCGTGGGGTGGTTGATGTGAGGGGGTGTCGATGTAGTGGGGGCGGGCTGGGGCGGGTGGCTGCCCTGGCCCGTACTGGCCTGCCCTGGCCCGCTGTGTGGTGGTGGTCTGGTGTGGGTTAGGGGTGGGGTGTGGTGGTGATGGTGCTGGTGAAGGCGGTGTGGTTGTTCTGGGTGGCGGTGATGTGGGTGGTGGTGGGGGTGTCTGGGCTGGTGGTGGCGTTGGTGTGTGTGTTGGTGGGGGTGGTTTGGGTGGTGGTGGTGATGTGGGTGGGGGTGGTGTATTCGAGGAATTGGAGGAAGGTGGCGTGGATGTGGGTGGGGTAGGGGGTGGTCCGGGTGGGGTGGCGGGTGTGGCGGTGCGGGGGTGGGGGTGGGTGCGGGTGGTGTGGGTGCGGGTGAGGGTGGCGGTTCGGGTGTGGGTGGTGCGGGTGAGTGTGTCTGTTCCCATGCCCGCGCCCATGCCGGTGTCCGTGTCCGTACTCGTGCGGGTGCCGGTGCCGGTGCGGGTGTCTGTGGTGTGGGTGGTGGTGTGGTGGGTGGCGTGGGTGGCTTGGCGGGCGGCTTCGAGGAGGAGCATGCCGGGGGTGTGGTCGACGGGGTGGTCGAAGAGGGTGGGGTGGGTGGTGTCGTTGCGCAGGAGCCAGTGGTGGGGGTGGGGGGTGGGGGCGAGGACGACGTCGTGGGGGTGGTGGCGGTTTACGTGGGTGGGGTGGGTGGGGGGTGGTGGGGTGGTGGGGGTGTTGGGGTGGGTGCCGCGGATGCGTTGGTAGATGGTGGGGGAGTGGGCGGAGAAGCGGGTTTGTGCGGTGCCGAGGTGGGTGCCGTTTCTGAGGGCGATGGCGTGGAGGGTGAGGGCGGTGAGGTGGCCGCCTGGGCGTCGGCGGATGTCGGAGCAGGTGATGTGGAGGGTGAGGTGGGCGGGGTGGTGGGGGGTGTGGTGCATGGCGTGGGGGTTGATGTCGGCGGTGAGGTATTGCCAGATGAGGTGGTGGCCGTGGGGGAGGTGGTAGGCGTGGTGGGCGAGGAGGGGGAAGCACTGGCGGATGGTTTCGATGAAGATCAGTGGGTCGTTGAGGTGGGGGGTGGGGGTGTAGAAGGGGTGGTGTGTCGGCCACCTGGCGGTGACGGTGAAGGTGTCGGTGCGCAGGGTGTCGAGGCCGGTGAGGAGGACTTCGGCGGGGTTGTGTTTGTGCACGTGGTGGGGTGCGAGGGTGTTCCGGGCGGGTGTGCGGGTGAGGTGCTGGGTGACAGGCATGGTGAGCCCCCGTTGAGTGGTTGCGAGTGACCGCTTGCACTTGTGCTCGGTTGGCGCTGTCTCGCCGTCCAGCAACATAACGAGTGTTCTTTTTGTTGTCGAGGGGTGTCCGGATCCTGTCCCTGGCACCGGGTGCCGGGGCGGCGGGCCGTGGTGGGGGTACGGGGGGAAGCCGGGCTCGTCGGGCGGGTGCACGCGGGGGCGGGGCGGGGGCGGGCGGGGGTGGTGCGGGGGCGGGCGGGGTGGTGGAGTTGACCGGAACTGTTCG is a window from the Streptomyces spectabilis genome containing:
- a CDS encoding acyl-CoA reductase; the encoded protein is MEAPLEVTPATTEDVHYWQGEFLDDAETAARLADLPALVEKALAEPLPTETVLSACAALSAALSDPASAVRERCTPHFADPAEAEATLTELAAALARPALERKLRRELGGTAPERLTRPDARETVFEAWAPVGLLVHIAPGNAAAVAPLSVVEGLLTGNVNVLKTSSGDTLLAQHLLAELAAADPTGALARHIVALRFSSSRQDWLGLMCSPADAIAVWGGEEAVAAIAELAPPGCRLVEWGHKISLAYLTRDVWQDPATLEALAADVCRLDQQACSSPQVVYLDTEDAEDVFAFAEAFAPALAKASAAAVPGSYPDAAEEAEITTTELLARLEQHLGLTKVVAADDGTWRVLADTRPALTASPLHRSIWVKPLPARDITATLRPMRRYLQTAAVGGSRTDIARLSRTLITAGALRVTPVGGMLDSYDGEPHDGVYALPRYSRRVSVQTTGNFKTTACLDDLVAPLPTPAPPTGDLLDKAGVQRQLATLAPEHAQLYFRSGGTTGTPALSLFTHHDYDTQMRAAARGLLAAGFDPARDRAANLFFCGGMYGGFISFFSILERLNATQIPMAASTDHATVVEALVTHRVDTLFGMPSYLWQLFHSQGEVLRSYGGIRKVFYGGEHFTAEQRRTLTDTFGVEVIRSASYGSTDLGPLGYQCAHAEGTVHHILTELHTLEILDPEEDRPAAAGQPGRLVFTSRHRSGQRLERYQIGDLGRAVTGVCPCGSHAPRIELLGRHGDVFRIGSYFFNYRRFVEVAQERLGYCGELQLMLTAGAAGECLTVRLDGRYAADPGRARAVFLAAIPDLAAAVTEEGLLACSVELVDGQGFERTGGSGKLRGVVDVRGCRCSGGGLGRVAALARTGLPWPAVWWWSGVG